The genomic DNA TGTGACTGACGTGAAGAACCCGATAAGTCTGGCGCGCCACCTCTGCGAGAGACAATCAAAACTGCTCAGCTTCGGCCGGATACCACCGATGGTATTGGTGGGCCAGGGTGCGTCGGCGTACGCGCGCGAGATCGGACTACAGATGGTTCCTGCGGAGCATATGATCTCAGCCAATGCGGCTAAAAAGTACGACCACTACCGGTCACAAATCATGCAATACGAGGAAATCAATCGCTCGAAGCTTTCGCCGCTGGATACGGTCGGAGCGGTGTGTGTCGATGCGGAAGGGTCGATTGTGGCCGGTTGTAGTTCCGGCGGGTTGATGCTTAAGCTGAGTGGACGCGTAGGCCAGGCAGCAACGTACGGGGCTGGGTGTTGGGCGCTGATGGACGAAAATACCAGCATGTCGGCCGCCTCTTGTACGACCGGCAATGGGGAGTATCTGATGAAGACGCTGTTCGCCAAGGAACTGGTAGACGATCTGATCGGCTGCAACTGTCCCATCACATCCCAGCACATGACATACAAGAAGAAGCTGCTTGAATCGCCGTTCCTGTCAAAGCAGAAGGCAATCCATGCCGGGTCGCTTTCGATCATCTACAACACTGCCAGCGGGGATGGCGATCTGCTCTGGGCACACACGACCAACTCCATGTGCATCGGATTCATGTCAACTAAGCAGAAGAAACCGAAGGTACACCACCATGCCTCTGCGATGTAGTGATAGTAGCGTAGCATCCATCTGGCATTTTATTCCCTAATCCAACTCTTCCCCTTTCTTTTCACTCTTCTCTTTCGGCGGGACAGTTCGTTCTGTCGAAACTTCCACAGAATCTCACCTGTGGGACAAAGCCTGTCATCAATGGACACCATTTCAAGCTGATCTAGACCGTGGCGGGCACACCGAACAGTCTAATCTTCAAACCTAACGTGATTCGCAATCTGATAGAGTTACTAGTTAGTTTCACCAGAGAAATATAACCTGAGATGCTACCTTCCGATATTCCTTGTATAGAAATAAAGCCTGATAAGCCAAACGATTCAATTAAACCTACGAAATGCTAACCtgtacgtgtatgtgtgtgctttcttCGCGTGTACCGTTCTACAGCACACGCCTGCACACCTACTTGAGAGTCTGATCCAGCATCTTTCGCTTTTTGGCGCATCGTTCTGCAGTATCGTCGGAAAAGGTTCCGGAATCCATGAGCCTTTTGTTGCCATTACTTTCGTCCCCGATCGGAGAGCTTGTAGCATGGTCGTCGCTGTTCTcgctgtggctgctgctggactgGCGGCCATTGCTGTACACATCACCATCCTCATCCGTATCGTCCAATTCCGACAGATAGCCTGCATCACTGACTGTCGAATGTTTGGGCGTACAGCTCAGCGACGTGGATGACCGTGGCCGTGGCAGTGCAtcgaacagcagcaccagacaAATTGATTGGAGCTGGGTGTATTCGTAGCCAGTGGCACGCACTAGCCGGTCATTCCAGGCGGGTAAATTATTCACGTTTAACCGGGCAGCTGCCACACAGCCAGCCGCCAGCAGCGACGGTTTGATGTTGCAGAATTTTAAATGCTGCAACGTATTCTTCAGAATTATGTCACAGTTCTCGGTTATAGTTTCGGTAAACTGCTGCACGGAAGTCTGCTCAGTCTGCAAATCGCGCGGCATGCCGTCGTAATCCTCCTGGTCGAAACAGTACTGCGCGAATATGTCCAGAAAGGTTGACGCCGTGGGGATGGTGATGTGCCACTTGAAGTAGGTCAGTATGGCCACTTCCAGAGCGATAAAATCGGCCGGAGTGTATGTGTTCGCCAAAATCCCGTTCAACTTAGTCGGCGAAGGTACATTGGGCTCGTTTTCTTCGATTTTGCAGGCCAGATAAAGGCAGGTGAGGGCCACCAGATTCAAGGTGCGTTCCGCAATCATGTGATTGCACATTACCACGTCCAGCAGGTAAACagctgcaaacacacacaggagaAACTTAGTAAGATTGCTAGTTGCCAGTAGTGGACATCGGAATTTACCTAAGTGAACGGTAGCCCGACGATAAGATTGCTGTTCGCACACCTTCTCTATCAGCCCCACGGTCGCTTTTCGATGGATTAGCAGTGGCGAACCGAAGTGCACGGTCTCTCGGTTCTCTTCACATTCCTTCAGCGTTTGCAGGATGTCTTCATCGTACTCCGTGCAGTACACCGCATTGCAAAAAGTGTTCCAACGATCCATTATATTCCTTTATCTTGGCTCTATTTCAATTCAACCAAAGGATTCAGCATTGCGAATCAATCTTATCGTTCGTTTACAGCTCGCAATCAACCCAGAATCGAGATTTTCAACACACATCCAAACACGACGCAACACGACAAAGCACAGCACAAATCCACACACGACTAGTACAATTAGTATCGTTCCCAGAAAAACGGAGTGTTCATCGCCGGTCCGGTACAAATGGTCGCTTCAAAATGGCATCAACCGGCGGTCTGAATCGTTTCGTGAAACATTTCACTCGCGTGAACTGTGAAACTTTTCCGCATCAAAGCCGAAGTTTGACAGGTGTGCGGGCCGAAGTTTGACAGCCGTGAGGCAACGAGTTGGAATGGGCTGGAAGTGTCgcggaaaggaaaggaaagcaacaATAGATAAAAAAGCAGTTTTCTAAAATCGCGACCAACAAATTCGTGTGTGTGATCGTGGAAAAACTCGTCATCCCTGGGCCTGCCAGGTGCCTGTCCCCCGACCATGGAAAGACGGATCAAGCTGAAAACACTGAACGAACACATCACGTGCGAAATTTGTCGGGGCTACTTCATCGATGCGACGACCGTAACCGAGTGTTTACATACGTGTAAGCAATTGTTGGGGTGGCCCTTTGCGTGGTTGACCGAGATATTGCTGGTGTTAATCATCAACCCGGCGCGCGCGACCATTTTTCCCTTTGCTCTTGTTTTCAGTCTGCAAAAGCTGCCTAGTGAAACACTTAGAGGAAAACAATACCTGCCCAACGTGTGAAAATGTTATCCACCAGTCGCATCCGCTGCAGTACATCAGCTTCGACCGGACGATGCAGGACATCGTCTACAAGCTGGTGCCGAACCTTATGGACAGTAAGTGGCTCCGGCGGGAGAGGGTTTTACCGGTTTGCGGGACAAAGTAAACAACGGTCACCCATCCTTTCAGATGAAATGCAGCGGGAGCGAGAGTTTTACAAAACGCGGAACCTGCCCTGTCCGAAGGATATGCCGCAGGTGCACGACACCGACGATAAGGCGAACGAGCAGGCGCACCAGGAAGCGGACTACCACCGGCAGGACGAGCAGGTTAATGTGTGCCTCGAGTGTATCAGCGACAAGCTGCGCAACCTGAAGCGACGGTTCATCCGGTGTAGTTCGCAGGCCACCATAACGCACCTGAAGAAGTTCCTCGCGAAAAAAGTACTGAACGGTATCGACCGATACAAAGATGTGAGTGTGAGCAGACGGGAAAATCCATCCAAACTCGGAGAGAGCATGAAATCCATTTCCcccccttttctttctctcttttagATCGACATCCTGTGCAATGACGAGCTGCTGGGAAAGGACCACACGTTAAAGTTTGTGTACGTGACGCGGTGGCGCTTTAAAGACCCACCGCTCCGATTACAGTATCGGCCCCGGGTTGATCTTTAAGCGTGTGTGCCTCGCGCGGTGCAACGATAGGGAAGTGCATTTTGCTATCTGTGCTCCCTCTCTTGTGCGTTTCAAAGAGATTGAAAGGGCCGGAGGGTGTGTAGATAAGAGATTTGTAGACGTGCGTGGGGTCGTGGTTTGTGGACAAGCGTTCGTCCCTCGGCAGTTGATGCGTAAACCCCGGAGCGTTGTGATATCAGGAAGGTTTTTGCGCCTCAATGGCGCCAAGTGTGGTAAGGGCAGGAGTAGGTGGAGGAGTCGGtgcttttgcatttttccCCGCCTTTCCTTCCTTGTGTGTACCACCGAAATGTGCAACAAAGAAGATCGCATCGCATGGTCACGCATCGTGTTGAAGCGAACGAGCAAAAGGAGAAAGGTATAGAAAAGATTCGTTTTATGCATCTAGGATTTATATGTTTATGTGTTATTTAAGCAATGATTGTACATAAGGACGAGCTGCCCCGCGTGCCGCGCGTGTTTTGCACCCCGACGAGAAGGTTTTACACCGCagcagaacaaacaaacaaaaaaagcaaaaggacCGCGTTTTAGGCTGGTTGAGGCTGGCGATGAATGTGTACAGAACAAAACGGGGAACGGAACAAAGCGCGGCCATGGGGCAGCGGCAGTTTGCAGCAGTGCACCTCCGATGCACTTGTGCGTGTAATAATTCTCAATTTGCAAATAGAAGAAAGCCGACGACGGTAGGACGGAGGATATGTATGGAGCGCGACAGCGGGATCACACACAAGAGATCATTCAAAAGCATGACGTGTAGTAGAAAAGATGATCTGTATAAGtattataataaatttatatTCTAAAGACATTAAGCGATGGGGGTCTGCGTCGCTATCTTTCGATGAGGATGGGAGAAAgctagtgatgatgatgatacccGGCAGCATATTTGACCCGCCGGCGCAACCTCCTATCGCTAAACCCAACCAGCGATTAGCTCTTATCGGCGTTCACGGTGCGATGGGTAGTAGGTCGGGCCTAATTATGCTCCTATCGGTTATGCTCGGCGTGTTTTAGGACAGTGCATGGTTGATACTGCTACGTCAATTAGCTGTTGCAGTGACCCAAGAAATATGTGTGCTCGATTCTATGAGAAAAGGGTTAGTTCTCGCGTAGTTTGATTAATTACTCGTTCAGACTGGTCATTCCTGTTCCGAACCGGTCACGGAATATGCTTTCCTGCCTGGCACTTGACTTCCGATCTGCGCGCCTACACACACCATTGAACCGGTTTCGATTCGGACCATGAGTACGAACTTCCTTCCCGCGTTTTACCTGGCGCTTAGctaaaagtatttttttggaCTTCTGAACGAACCCCTTCACTAGAGAGTCACGGCCGTAGGAAGGAGAAATCGACTAGACGGACTGGCTGGATCGCGTGAGTCAATACAGACATACCTTCGTGGGGGCATTGGAGCCCATTGGCGCGATCGTGCGTTTAACAAAGTCAAGGTCCCTTCAGCCTCCATACACATTCATTGCGGCGGTGTGATTTGCACACACAGCGttgttttgttcatgtttTCTTCAAGGTCGTCCGTTGCTGTGGCTCGGCGAAGCATTGTTCGTCATGGCATTCTATGATCTTCGTGACgctgctgcttgcttgctgcgCTGTGTGAATGATGTTAAGCGGCATTTCGGTCAATGTTATTTTGCAAACGCACGACACCTGTTCTGCTCATGTTTCATGTTCTATATTTTCAAGCAGCAACAATATTTTACACTTTActttcactgaatgtttgtttcgATCAACGAATCCGATGCATGCTCCACTTTTAACAATTAAACAACAGTTGTGGCTACATTTGCTTACGATTTctggaatgatttttttgtttgtttgtgcaagCGCCCGTGTCATGGAATgaagatagagagaaagaagaaaaagagcatACCGGTTGAGATTCGAAAGGACATGGAATGGCTTGGGGGGGTTTGTTTCAGCCGGGAAGGGCGCTTAGACGATTACCAGCTCGGTTTTGGAGTCTTTGGTAATCAGCTTCACCAGGCTACCGTTGGCGGGACGTTCCTCTCCTTTGGACCACTTGTGGAACAACCTGGATAGGAGAGAAAGGAGACGGATTTACTATATGACGACCAGGGCTATATTCGAAGCAGACAGCAGACTTACTCGACAAGGAATTCGAGCGGCGTCCAGGTAGACGTATCCGCATCCGGCATCCACTTGCGGTTCATCGGCGTATCGAGCGTCACCGGAAGGATGGACACAACGAGTGAGTTATCCGGCAAACCCGATTTTTCACCGGCCAAACTTTTTGTCAGCTGATGCACGGCTGCCTTCGCCATACCGTAGCCAATCATTCCGGGCGTACCCTCCAGGGCGGGATTGGCACCCGTCAGCACAAGCAAACCGCCCGGCTTCAGATGGTTCGCACCGACCGTAGCCGAGATGGCTGACGACCACACCGACTGCTTCCACATCAGGTCGGAGTTCTTGGCGAGATCCTTTTTCGCGTTgccac from Anopheles stephensi strain Indian chromosome 2, UCI_ANSTEP_V1.0, whole genome shotgun sequence includes the following:
- the LOC118507596 gene encoding polycomb group RING finger protein 3, encoding MERRIKLKTLNEHITCEICRGYFIDATTVTECLHTFCKSCLVKHLEENNTCPTCENVIHQSHPLQYISFDRTMQDIVYKLVPNLMDNEMQREREFYKTRNLPCPKDMPQVHDTDDKANEQAHQEADYHRQDEQVNVCLECISDKLRNLKRRFIRCSSQATITHLKKFLAKKVLNGIDRYKDIDILCNDELLGKDHTLKFVYVTRWRFKDPPLRLQYRPRVDL
- the LOC118507595 gene encoding dihydropteridine reductase isoform X2, with amino-acid sequence MASGKILIYGGRGALGASCVQFFKKNNWWVGSIDLTENDAADANIVVDRDADWVAQEAAVLSKVGTELKGESLDAIICVAGGWAGGNAKKDLAKNSDLMWKQSVWSSAISATVGANHLKPGGLLVLTGANPALEGTPGMIGYGMAKAAVHQLTKSLAGEKSGLPDNSLVVSILPVTLDTPMNRKWMPDADTSTWTPLEFLVELFHKWSKGEERPANGSLVKLITKDSKTELKS
- the LOC118507585 gene encoding cyclin-J encodes the protein MDRWNTFCNAVYCTEYDEDILQTLKECEENRETVHFGSPLLIHRKATVGLIEKVCEQQSYRRATVHLAVYLLDVVMCNHMIAERTLNLVALTCLYLACKIEENEPNVPSPTKLNGILANTYTPADFIALEVAILTYFKWHITIPTASTFLDIFAQYCFDQEDYDGMPRDLQTEQTSVQQFTETITENCDIILKNTLQHLKFCNIKPSLLAAGCVAAARLNVNNLPAWNDRLVRATGYEYTQLQSICLVLLFDALPRPRSSTSLSCTPKHSTVSDAGYLSELDDTDEDGDVYSNGRQSSSSHSENSDDHATSSPIGDESNGNKRLMDSGTFSDDTAERCAKKRKMLDQTLK
- the LOC118507595 gene encoding dihydropteridine reductase isoform X1, coding for MASGKILIYGGRGALGASCVQFFKKNNWWVGSIDLTENDAADANIVVDRDADWVAQEAAVLSKVGTELKGESLDAIICVAGGWAGGNAKKDLAKNSDLMWKQSVWSSAISATVGANHLKPGGLLVLTGANPALEGTPGMIGYGMAKAAVHQLTKSLAGEKSGLPDNSLVVSILPVTLDTPMNRKWMPDADTSTWTPLEFLVELFHKWSKGEERPANGSLVKLITKDSKTELVIV
- the LOC118507586 gene encoding threonine aspartase 1, encoding MTGFVAVHTGAGNFLDETLYEHVCREACSQAVNVLYAGGTALDACERAIVLLENSTATNAGIGSNLNWDRRVECDACIMDGASLQFGACTNVTDVKNPISLARHLCERQSKLLSFGRIPPMVLVGQGASAYAREIGLQMVPAEHMISANAAKKYDHYRSQIMQYEEINRSKLSPLDTVGAVCVDAEGSIVAGCSSGGLMLKLSGRVGQAATYGAGCWALMDENTSMSAASCTTGNGEYLMKTLFAKELVDDLIGCNCPITSQHMTYKKKLLESPFLSKQKAIHAGSLSIIYNTASGDGDLLWAHTTNSMCIGFMSTKQKKPKFVLSKLPQNLTCGTKPVINGHHFKLI